The Xiphophorus maculatus strain JP 163 A chromosome 23, X_maculatus-5.0-male, whole genome shotgun sequence genome contains a region encoding:
- the tbc1d2 gene encoding TBC1 domain family member 2A isoform X3 has protein sequence MDGGSPASDSLPVPTDPVRMGPDSQNQEAVHSGPDCLSGSAEPPSSPQSTRPEPSGSEQTEPGDSAGPESAPETSSGPVLQNLEASTDQVEEEPGSDPSEVLTAGPEEPGVHQNLQCSEELHQNPGEVLSAEEGGSAASCLGRPGRTECLDLQNRQAPPPGSQVWPRPPGAAGEPRLCGFLQKQAGPLRAWKRRWFSYEQNQNQLFYFRSPQDVAPLGRIRLSGATFTCPLNAESGTFHIQTPERTFILKAVSQELMLYWLQQLQVKRWQHRDTSTGPDRTNTNNNNLTDDFLPRQHGPVGLVGEAAAVAPAQRSTLASVSIKHPFIQIQNSVHSLRKRTSQDSSQSSVFYTDVLPWTETGPEDGGAPADDAAGQRSASPSLSWRSKSRVSSSVSVPCGVAASSERTSRLQQDKQMLMEEVKAQKELVWILHKALEASQLEKRSCSEFLAAQDEQRRLELLRHGERLAADLRARLDGAKMEAEALRRRLDDRDAQLAELQEEVRLLEEKNAAKQQVIMKLTDQVTSCLSDFSGSDQNQNHQNHKQLQQQMENLKDDLAAYQTQNRFLNSEIYQLTKLWRKSSEQERSLMVKCAYLEATNCQMESRYLGVLRRLQEAKALAPEQQEAVQRLIQDALGREAKGVVKLSADRDHDEYGFKIVPDYEVEDMKLLAKIQALEIRGHSLLQQDSMERPLLARWAQYLAGRSEDDLCPSPELKALLRSGVPQQYRQRVWRWLVRTRTRTVWERHPQRYQQLCEKSRTSPHPACRQIQLDLHRTLTTNQNFSSPSSPALQQLRRVLLAFSWQNPAVGYCQGLNRLAAVALLVLQSEEDAFWCLVALVDAIMPQDYYTKNLLASQADQRVLKDFMAEKLPRLAAHLEGHGVDVSLVTFNWFLVVFVESLPSDILLPLWDAFLYEGSKVIFRFALALFKYKEDDLLKIHDNVEIYQYLRFFTKTVTDSRKLAAIAFCDMNPFPRRLLRNRRALHLERLQGELQELEEQQKEFVTESAERKDKELDPASEDDDEL, from the exons ATGGACGGAGGAAGTCCCGCCTCCGACTCACTTCCTGTTCCCACCGACCCGGTCCGGATGGGTCCAGACTCTCAGAACCAGGAGGCGGTTCATAGCGGACCCGACTGCCTGTCTGGGTCAGCAGAACCTCCTTCAAGCCCACAATCAACCAGACCAGAACCTTCTGGTTCTGAGCAGACGGAACCAGGAGATTCTGCAGGACCAGAATCAGCGCCAGAAACAAGTTCAGGCCCGGTTCTCCAGAACCTAGAAGCCTCTACAGATCAAGTTGAGGAGgaacccggttctgatccaTCTGAGGTTCTGACTGCAGGACCAGAGGAACCTGGAGTCCATCAGAACCTGCAGTGTTCAGAAGAACTCCATCAGAACCCTGGTGAGGTTCTGTCGGCAGAGGAAGGCGGTTCTGCTGCGTCCTGTTTGGGTCGACCCGGCCGTACGGAGTGTCTGGACCTCCAGAACCGTCAGGCCCCGCCCCCCGGCAGCCAGGTGTGGCCCCGTCCCCCTGGCGCTGCAGGTGAGCCCAGACTGTGCGGCTTCCTGCAGAAGCAGGCGGGGCCCCTGAGGGCCTGGAAGCGGCGCTGGTTCAGCTacgaacagaaccagaaccagctgttCTACTTCCGCTCACCGCAGGATGTGGCGCCGCTGGGCCGGATCCGACTGAGCGGCGCCACCTTCACCTGTCCGTTGAACGCCGAGAGCGGCACCTTCCATATCCAGACGCCCGAACGCACCTTCATCCTCAAG GCGGTGAGTCAGGAGCTGATGCTGTactggctgcagcagctgcaggtgaaGCGCTGGCAGCACCGTGACACGTCtactggaccggaccggaccaacaccaacaacaacaacctgaCAG ACGACTTCCTGCCGAGGCAGCATGGTCCTGTGGGCCTGGTGGGGGAGGCGGCGGCCGTCGCTCCGGCCCAGCGCTCGACGCTTGCCAGCGTCTCCATCAAACACCCGTTCATCCAGATCCA gAACTCGGTCCACAGTCTGAGGAAGAGAACGTCTCAGGACTCCAGTCAGAGCTCAGTGTTCTACACCGATGTTCTGCCCTGGACCGAAACCGGGCCGGAGGACGGAGGCGCCCCCGCAG ATGACGccgcaggtcagaggtcggcgTCTCCGTCCCTCAGCTGGAGGTCCAAGTCCCGGGTCTCGTCCTCCGTGTCGGTCCCCTGCGGGGTCGCGGCGTCCTCGGAGCGGACGTCCCGCCTGCAGCAGGACAAGCAGATGCTGATGGAGGAGGTCAAGGCTCAGAAG GAGCTGGTCTGGATCCTCCACAAGGCCCTGGAGGCGTCGCAGCTGGAGAAGCGCAGCTGCAGCGAGTTCCTGGCGGCGCAGGACGAGCAGCGGCGCCTGGAGCTGCTGCGGCACGGCGAGCGGCTGGCGGCGGACCTGAGGGCCCGGCTGGACGGCGCCAAGATGGAGGCCGAGGCGCTGAGGCGTCGCCTGGACGACAGAGACGCTCAGCTGGCCGAGCTGCAGGAAGAGGTcaggctgctggaggagaagaacgCCGCCAAGCAGCAG GTGATCATGAAGCTGACTGATCAGGTGACCTCCTGCCTGTCGGACTTCTCTGGttccgaccagaaccagaaccatcagaaccacaagcagctccagcagcagatgGAGAATCTCAAG GACGACTTGGCGGCGTATCAAACCCAGAACCGGTTCCTGAACTCTGAGATCTACCAGCTGACCAAACTGTGGAGGAAAAGCTCCGAGCAGGAGAGGAGCCTGATGGTGAAG TGTGCGTACCTGGAGGCCACCAACTGCCAGATGGAGAGCCGTTACCTGGGCGTCCTGCGGAGGCTGCAGGAGGCCAAAGCTCTGGCTCCGGAGCAGCAGGAGGCCGTGCAGCGGCTGATCCAGGACGCCCTGGGAAGAGAGGCCAAGGGCGTCGTGAAGCTGAGCGCAGACAG GGATCACGACGAGTACGGCTTTAAGATCGTCCCCGACTACGAGGTGGAGGACATGAAGCTGCTGGCCAAGATCCAGGCGCTGGAGATCCGGGGCCACAGCCTGCTGCAGCAG GACAGCATggagcgccccctgctggcccgCTGGGCGCAGTACCTGGCCGGCCGTTCTGAGGACGACCTGTGTCCGTCTCCGGAGCTCAAGGCTCTGCTGCGCTCCGGCGTCCCTCAGCAGTACCGGCAGAGAGTGTGGCGCTGGCTGgtccggaccagaaccagaaccgtctGGGAGCGCCACCCCCAGCGGTACCAGCAG CTGTGTGAGAAGAGCCGGACGTCGCCGCACCCGGCCTGCAGGCAGATCCAGCTGGACCTGCACAGAACCCTGACCACCAATCAGAACTTCTCCTCGCCCTCAAGCCCCGCCCTCCAGCAGCTGCGCCGCGTCCTGCTGGCGTTCTCCTGGCAGAACCCGGCGGTCGGCTACTGCCAGGGTCTTAACAG GCTGGCGGCCGTCGCCCTACTGGTACTGCAGAGCGAGGAAGACGCCTTCTGGTGCCTGGTGGCGCTGGTGGACGCCATCATGCCTCAGGACTACTACACCAAGAACCTGCTGGCCTCTCAG GCCGACCAGCGGGTCCTGAAGGACTTCATGGCAGAGAAACTCCCCCGGCTGGCGGCGCACCTGGAGGGTCACGGGGTTGACGTGTCGCTGGTCACCTTCAACTGGTTCCTGGTCGTCTTCGTGGAGAGTCTGCCCAGCGACATCCTGCTGCCACTGTGGGATGCCTTCCTGTACGAGGGCTCCAAG GTGATCTTCAGGTTCGCTTTGGCTCTGTTCAAGTACAAAGAAGACGACCTGCTGAAGATCCACGACAACGTGGAGATCTACCAGTACCTGCGCTTCTTCACCAAGACCGTCACCGACAGCAG GAAGTTGGCGGCCATTGCTTTCTGTGACATGAACCCGTTCCCGCGGCGCCTGCTGAGGAACCGGCGCGCGCTGCACCTGGAGCGCCTGCAGGGGGAGctgcaggagctggaggagcagcagaaggaGTTTGTGACAGAGAGCGCCGAGCGGAAAGACAAGGAGCTGGACCCGGCCAGCGAAGACGATGACGAGCTTTAA
- the tbc1d2 gene encoding TBC1 domain family member 2A isoform X2, giving the protein MAGRQNIKSVITSRYVKTHVTQPRAFTPALTSLWKRDFSCSYFEVKSGSWVCLGRSGAGAAGHEPLREGRETQTPTGKQQQQQPIRTAGCRPLRMDGGSPASDSLPVPTDPVRMGPDSQNQEAVHSGPDCLSGSAEPPSSPQSTRPEPSGSEQTEPGDSAGPESAPETSSGPVLQNLEASTDQVEEEPGSDPSEVLTAGPEEPGVHQNLQCSEELHQNPGEVLSAEEGGSAASCLGRPGRTECLDLQNRQAPPPGSQVWPRPPGAAGEPRLCGFLQKQAGPLRAWKRRWFSYEQNQNQLFYFRSPQDVAPLGRIRLSGATFTCPLNAESGTFHIQTPERTFILKAVSQELMLYWLQQLQVKRWQHRDTSTGPDRTNTNNNNLTDDFLPRQHGPVGLVGEAAAVAPAQRSTLASVSIKHPFIQIQNSVHSLRKRTSQDSSQSSVFYTDVLPWTETGPEDGGAPADDAAGQRSASPSLSWRSKSRVSSSVSVPCGVAASSERTSRLQQDKQMLMEEVKAQKELVWILHKALEASQLEKRSCSEFLAAQDEQRRLELLRHGERLAADLRARLDGAKMEAEALRRRLDDRDAQLAELQEEVRLLEEKNAAKQQVIMKLTDQVTSCLSDFSGSDQNQNHQNHKQLQQQMENLKDDLAAYQTQNRFLNSEIYQLTKLWRKSSEQERSLMVKCAYLEATNCQMESRYLGVLRRLQEAKALAPEQQEAVQRLIQDALGREAKGVVKLSADRDHDEYGFKIVPDYEVEDMKLLAKIQALEIRGHSLLQQDSMERPLLARWAQYLAGRSEDDLCPSPELKALLRSGVPQQYRQRVWRWLVRTRTRTVWERHPQRYQQLCEKSRTSPHPACRQIQLDLHRTLTTNQNFSSPSSPALQQLRRVLLAFSWQNPAVGYCQGLNRLAAVALLVLQSEEDAFWCLVALVDAIMPQDYYTKNLLASQADQRVLKDFMAEKLPRLAAHLEGHGVDVSLVTFNWFLVVFVESLPSDILLPLWDAFLYEGSKVIFRFALALFKYKEDDLLKIHDNVEIYQYLRFFTKTVTDSRNWMIKFSVWCFDLN; this is encoded by the exons ATGGCAGGCCGTCAGAACATAAAATCAGTGATCACTTCAAGATATGTGAAG ACCCACGTGACTCAGCCCCGCGCCTTTACTCCAGCTCTGACGTCGCTCTGGAAGCGGGACTTTTcctgctcttattttgaagtgaagaGCGGAAGTTGGGTGTGTTTGGGTCGGAGCGGAGCGGGAGCGGCGGGACACGAGCCGCTGAGAGAGGGGCGCGAGACACAAACACCAACAGgtaaacaacaacagcagcagccaatcagaaccgcCGGGTGCCGCCCACTCAG GATGGACGGAGGAAGTCCCGCCTCCGACTCACTTCCTGTTCCCACCGACCCGGTCCGGATGGGTCCAGACTCTCAGAACCAGGAGGCGGTTCATAGCGGACCCGACTGCCTGTCTGGGTCAGCAGAACCTCCTTCAAGCCCACAATCAACCAGACCAGAACCTTCTGGTTCTGAGCAGACGGAACCAGGAGATTCTGCAGGACCAGAATCAGCGCCAGAAACAAGTTCAGGCCCGGTTCTCCAGAACCTAGAAGCCTCTACAGATCAAGTTGAGGAGgaacccggttctgatccaTCTGAGGTTCTGACTGCAGGACCAGAGGAACCTGGAGTCCATCAGAACCTGCAGTGTTCAGAAGAACTCCATCAGAACCCTGGTGAGGTTCTGTCGGCAGAGGAAGGCGGTTCTGCTGCGTCCTGTTTGGGTCGACCCGGCCGTACGGAGTGTCTGGACCTCCAGAACCGTCAGGCCCCGCCCCCCGGCAGCCAGGTGTGGCCCCGTCCCCCTGGCGCTGCAGGTGAGCCCAGACTGTGCGGCTTCCTGCAGAAGCAGGCGGGGCCCCTGAGGGCCTGGAAGCGGCGCTGGTTCAGCTacgaacagaaccagaaccagctgttCTACTTCCGCTCACCGCAGGATGTGGCGCCGCTGGGCCGGATCCGACTGAGCGGCGCCACCTTCACCTGTCCGTTGAACGCCGAGAGCGGCACCTTCCATATCCAGACGCCCGAACGCACCTTCATCCTCAAG GCGGTGAGTCAGGAGCTGATGCTGTactggctgcagcagctgcaggtgaaGCGCTGGCAGCACCGTGACACGTCtactggaccggaccggaccaacaccaacaacaacaacctgaCAG ACGACTTCCTGCCGAGGCAGCATGGTCCTGTGGGCCTGGTGGGGGAGGCGGCGGCCGTCGCTCCGGCCCAGCGCTCGACGCTTGCCAGCGTCTCCATCAAACACCCGTTCATCCAGATCCA gAACTCGGTCCACAGTCTGAGGAAGAGAACGTCTCAGGACTCCAGTCAGAGCTCAGTGTTCTACACCGATGTTCTGCCCTGGACCGAAACCGGGCCGGAGGACGGAGGCGCCCCCGCAG ATGACGccgcaggtcagaggtcggcgTCTCCGTCCCTCAGCTGGAGGTCCAAGTCCCGGGTCTCGTCCTCCGTGTCGGTCCCCTGCGGGGTCGCGGCGTCCTCGGAGCGGACGTCCCGCCTGCAGCAGGACAAGCAGATGCTGATGGAGGAGGTCAAGGCTCAGAAG GAGCTGGTCTGGATCCTCCACAAGGCCCTGGAGGCGTCGCAGCTGGAGAAGCGCAGCTGCAGCGAGTTCCTGGCGGCGCAGGACGAGCAGCGGCGCCTGGAGCTGCTGCGGCACGGCGAGCGGCTGGCGGCGGACCTGAGGGCCCGGCTGGACGGCGCCAAGATGGAGGCCGAGGCGCTGAGGCGTCGCCTGGACGACAGAGACGCTCAGCTGGCCGAGCTGCAGGAAGAGGTcaggctgctggaggagaagaacgCCGCCAAGCAGCAG GTGATCATGAAGCTGACTGATCAGGTGACCTCCTGCCTGTCGGACTTCTCTGGttccgaccagaaccagaaccatcagaaccacaagcagctccagcagcagatgGAGAATCTCAAG GACGACTTGGCGGCGTATCAAACCCAGAACCGGTTCCTGAACTCTGAGATCTACCAGCTGACCAAACTGTGGAGGAAAAGCTCCGAGCAGGAGAGGAGCCTGATGGTGAAG TGTGCGTACCTGGAGGCCACCAACTGCCAGATGGAGAGCCGTTACCTGGGCGTCCTGCGGAGGCTGCAGGAGGCCAAAGCTCTGGCTCCGGAGCAGCAGGAGGCCGTGCAGCGGCTGATCCAGGACGCCCTGGGAAGAGAGGCCAAGGGCGTCGTGAAGCTGAGCGCAGACAG GGATCACGACGAGTACGGCTTTAAGATCGTCCCCGACTACGAGGTGGAGGACATGAAGCTGCTGGCCAAGATCCAGGCGCTGGAGATCCGGGGCCACAGCCTGCTGCAGCAG GACAGCATggagcgccccctgctggcccgCTGGGCGCAGTACCTGGCCGGCCGTTCTGAGGACGACCTGTGTCCGTCTCCGGAGCTCAAGGCTCTGCTGCGCTCCGGCGTCCCTCAGCAGTACCGGCAGAGAGTGTGGCGCTGGCTGgtccggaccagaaccagaaccgtctGGGAGCGCCACCCCCAGCGGTACCAGCAG CTGTGTGAGAAGAGCCGGACGTCGCCGCACCCGGCCTGCAGGCAGATCCAGCTGGACCTGCACAGAACCCTGACCACCAATCAGAACTTCTCCTCGCCCTCAAGCCCCGCCCTCCAGCAGCTGCGCCGCGTCCTGCTGGCGTTCTCCTGGCAGAACCCGGCGGTCGGCTACTGCCAGGGTCTTAACAG GCTGGCGGCCGTCGCCCTACTGGTACTGCAGAGCGAGGAAGACGCCTTCTGGTGCCTGGTGGCGCTGGTGGACGCCATCATGCCTCAGGACTACTACACCAAGAACCTGCTGGCCTCTCAG GCCGACCAGCGGGTCCTGAAGGACTTCATGGCAGAGAAACTCCCCCGGCTGGCGGCGCACCTGGAGGGTCACGGGGTTGACGTGTCGCTGGTCACCTTCAACTGGTTCCTGGTCGTCTTCGTGGAGAGTCTGCCCAGCGACATCCTGCTGCCACTGTGGGATGCCTTCCTGTACGAGGGCTCCAAG GTGATCTTCAGGTTCGCTTTGGCTCTGTTCAAGTACAAAGAAGACGACCTGCTGAAGATCCACGACAACGTGGAGATCTACCAGTACCTGCGCTTCTTCACCAAGACCGTCACCGACAGCAG aaactggatgataaagttttcagtttggtgttttgatcTCAACTAA
- the tbc1d2 gene encoding TBC1 domain family member 2A isoform X1, translated as MAGRQNIKSVITSRYVKTHVTQPRAFTPALTSLWKRDFSCSYFEVKSGSWVCLGRSGAGAAGHEPLREGRETQTPTGKQQQQQPIRTAGCRPLRMDGGSPASDSLPVPTDPVRMGPDSQNQEAVHSGPDCLSGSAEPPSSPQSTRPEPSGSEQTEPGDSAGPESAPETSSGPVLQNLEASTDQVEEEPGSDPSEVLTAGPEEPGVHQNLQCSEELHQNPGEVLSAEEGGSAASCLGRPGRTECLDLQNRQAPPPGSQVWPRPPGAAGEPRLCGFLQKQAGPLRAWKRRWFSYEQNQNQLFYFRSPQDVAPLGRIRLSGATFTCPLNAESGTFHIQTPERTFILKAVSQELMLYWLQQLQVKRWQHRDTSTGPDRTNTNNNNLTDDFLPRQHGPVGLVGEAAAVAPAQRSTLASVSIKHPFIQIQNSVHSLRKRTSQDSSQSSVFYTDVLPWTETGPEDGGAPADDAAGQRSASPSLSWRSKSRVSSSVSVPCGVAASSERTSRLQQDKQMLMEEVKAQKELVWILHKALEASQLEKRSCSEFLAAQDEQRRLELLRHGERLAADLRARLDGAKMEAEALRRRLDDRDAQLAELQEEVRLLEEKNAAKQQVIMKLTDQVTSCLSDFSGSDQNQNHQNHKQLQQQMENLKDDLAAYQTQNRFLNSEIYQLTKLWRKSSEQERSLMVKCAYLEATNCQMESRYLGVLRRLQEAKALAPEQQEAVQRLIQDALGREAKGVVKLSADRDHDEYGFKIVPDYEVEDMKLLAKIQALEIRGHSLLQQDSMERPLLARWAQYLAGRSEDDLCPSPELKALLRSGVPQQYRQRVWRWLVRTRTRTVWERHPQRYQQLCEKSRTSPHPACRQIQLDLHRTLTTNQNFSSPSSPALQQLRRVLLAFSWQNPAVGYCQGLNRLAAVALLVLQSEEDAFWCLVALVDAIMPQDYYTKNLLASQADQRVLKDFMAEKLPRLAAHLEGHGVDVSLVTFNWFLVVFVESLPSDILLPLWDAFLYEGSKVIFRFALALFKYKEDDLLKIHDNVEIYQYLRFFTKTVTDSRKLAAIAFCDMNPFPRRLLRNRRALHLERLQGELQELEEQQKEFVTESAERKDKELDPASEDDDEL; from the exons ATGGCAGGCCGTCAGAACATAAAATCAGTGATCACTTCAAGATATGTGAAG ACCCACGTGACTCAGCCCCGCGCCTTTACTCCAGCTCTGACGTCGCTCTGGAAGCGGGACTTTTcctgctcttattttgaagtgaagaGCGGAAGTTGGGTGTGTTTGGGTCGGAGCGGAGCGGGAGCGGCGGGACACGAGCCGCTGAGAGAGGGGCGCGAGACACAAACACCAACAGgtaaacaacaacagcagcagccaatcagaaccgcCGGGTGCCGCCCACTCAG GATGGACGGAGGAAGTCCCGCCTCCGACTCACTTCCTGTTCCCACCGACCCGGTCCGGATGGGTCCAGACTCTCAGAACCAGGAGGCGGTTCATAGCGGACCCGACTGCCTGTCTGGGTCAGCAGAACCTCCTTCAAGCCCACAATCAACCAGACCAGAACCTTCTGGTTCTGAGCAGACGGAACCAGGAGATTCTGCAGGACCAGAATCAGCGCCAGAAACAAGTTCAGGCCCGGTTCTCCAGAACCTAGAAGCCTCTACAGATCAAGTTGAGGAGgaacccggttctgatccaTCTGAGGTTCTGACTGCAGGACCAGAGGAACCTGGAGTCCATCAGAACCTGCAGTGTTCAGAAGAACTCCATCAGAACCCTGGTGAGGTTCTGTCGGCAGAGGAAGGCGGTTCTGCTGCGTCCTGTTTGGGTCGACCCGGCCGTACGGAGTGTCTGGACCTCCAGAACCGTCAGGCCCCGCCCCCCGGCAGCCAGGTGTGGCCCCGTCCCCCTGGCGCTGCAGGTGAGCCCAGACTGTGCGGCTTCCTGCAGAAGCAGGCGGGGCCCCTGAGGGCCTGGAAGCGGCGCTGGTTCAGCTacgaacagaaccagaaccagctgttCTACTTCCGCTCACCGCAGGATGTGGCGCCGCTGGGCCGGATCCGACTGAGCGGCGCCACCTTCACCTGTCCGTTGAACGCCGAGAGCGGCACCTTCCATATCCAGACGCCCGAACGCACCTTCATCCTCAAG GCGGTGAGTCAGGAGCTGATGCTGTactggctgcagcagctgcaggtgaaGCGCTGGCAGCACCGTGACACGTCtactggaccggaccggaccaacaccaacaacaacaacctgaCAG ACGACTTCCTGCCGAGGCAGCATGGTCCTGTGGGCCTGGTGGGGGAGGCGGCGGCCGTCGCTCCGGCCCAGCGCTCGACGCTTGCCAGCGTCTCCATCAAACACCCGTTCATCCAGATCCA gAACTCGGTCCACAGTCTGAGGAAGAGAACGTCTCAGGACTCCAGTCAGAGCTCAGTGTTCTACACCGATGTTCTGCCCTGGACCGAAACCGGGCCGGAGGACGGAGGCGCCCCCGCAG ATGACGccgcaggtcagaggtcggcgTCTCCGTCCCTCAGCTGGAGGTCCAAGTCCCGGGTCTCGTCCTCCGTGTCGGTCCCCTGCGGGGTCGCGGCGTCCTCGGAGCGGACGTCCCGCCTGCAGCAGGACAAGCAGATGCTGATGGAGGAGGTCAAGGCTCAGAAG GAGCTGGTCTGGATCCTCCACAAGGCCCTGGAGGCGTCGCAGCTGGAGAAGCGCAGCTGCAGCGAGTTCCTGGCGGCGCAGGACGAGCAGCGGCGCCTGGAGCTGCTGCGGCACGGCGAGCGGCTGGCGGCGGACCTGAGGGCCCGGCTGGACGGCGCCAAGATGGAGGCCGAGGCGCTGAGGCGTCGCCTGGACGACAGAGACGCTCAGCTGGCCGAGCTGCAGGAAGAGGTcaggctgctggaggagaagaacgCCGCCAAGCAGCAG GTGATCATGAAGCTGACTGATCAGGTGACCTCCTGCCTGTCGGACTTCTCTGGttccgaccagaaccagaaccatcagaaccacaagcagctccagcagcagatgGAGAATCTCAAG GACGACTTGGCGGCGTATCAAACCCAGAACCGGTTCCTGAACTCTGAGATCTACCAGCTGACCAAACTGTGGAGGAAAAGCTCCGAGCAGGAGAGGAGCCTGATGGTGAAG TGTGCGTACCTGGAGGCCACCAACTGCCAGATGGAGAGCCGTTACCTGGGCGTCCTGCGGAGGCTGCAGGAGGCCAAAGCTCTGGCTCCGGAGCAGCAGGAGGCCGTGCAGCGGCTGATCCAGGACGCCCTGGGAAGAGAGGCCAAGGGCGTCGTGAAGCTGAGCGCAGACAG GGATCACGACGAGTACGGCTTTAAGATCGTCCCCGACTACGAGGTGGAGGACATGAAGCTGCTGGCCAAGATCCAGGCGCTGGAGATCCGGGGCCACAGCCTGCTGCAGCAG GACAGCATggagcgccccctgctggcccgCTGGGCGCAGTACCTGGCCGGCCGTTCTGAGGACGACCTGTGTCCGTCTCCGGAGCTCAAGGCTCTGCTGCGCTCCGGCGTCCCTCAGCAGTACCGGCAGAGAGTGTGGCGCTGGCTGgtccggaccagaaccagaaccgtctGGGAGCGCCACCCCCAGCGGTACCAGCAG CTGTGTGAGAAGAGCCGGACGTCGCCGCACCCGGCCTGCAGGCAGATCCAGCTGGACCTGCACAGAACCCTGACCACCAATCAGAACTTCTCCTCGCCCTCAAGCCCCGCCCTCCAGCAGCTGCGCCGCGTCCTGCTGGCGTTCTCCTGGCAGAACCCGGCGGTCGGCTACTGCCAGGGTCTTAACAG GCTGGCGGCCGTCGCCCTACTGGTACTGCAGAGCGAGGAAGACGCCTTCTGGTGCCTGGTGGCGCTGGTGGACGCCATCATGCCTCAGGACTACTACACCAAGAACCTGCTGGCCTCTCAG GCCGACCAGCGGGTCCTGAAGGACTTCATGGCAGAGAAACTCCCCCGGCTGGCGGCGCACCTGGAGGGTCACGGGGTTGACGTGTCGCTGGTCACCTTCAACTGGTTCCTGGTCGTCTTCGTGGAGAGTCTGCCCAGCGACATCCTGCTGCCACTGTGGGATGCCTTCCTGTACGAGGGCTCCAAG GTGATCTTCAGGTTCGCTTTGGCTCTGTTCAAGTACAAAGAAGACGACCTGCTGAAGATCCACGACAACGTGGAGATCTACCAGTACCTGCGCTTCTTCACCAAGACCGTCACCGACAGCAG GAAGTTGGCGGCCATTGCTTTCTGTGACATGAACCCGTTCCCGCGGCGCCTGCTGAGGAACCGGCGCGCGCTGCACCTGGAGCGCCTGCAGGGGGAGctgcaggagctggaggagcagcagaaggaGTTTGTGACAGAGAGCGCCGAGCGGAAAGACAAGGAGCTGGACCCGGCCAGCGAAGACGATGACGAGCTTTAA